The proteins below are encoded in one region of Micromonospora sp. DSM 45708:
- the metF gene encoding methylenetetrahydrofolate reductase [NAD(P)H], protein MALGLPSVLPNPQPAIGELIRDGQPTFSFEFFPPKTDAGEKLLWQAIRELEPLRPSFVSITYGAGGSTRDTTVAVTERIATETTLLPMAHLTAVNHSTAELRHVIGRLASVGVRNVLAVRGDPPGDPGGEWIAHPEGVRYAEDLVRLVRDSGDFSVGVAAFPYKHPRSPDVDSDTAHFVRKCRAGAEFAITQMFFDADDYLRLRDRVAATGCDTPILAGVMPVTQIGTIARSVQLSGAPFPPALAERFERVADDPEAVHRLGVEQAGEMCGKLLDEGVPGIHFITLNRSTATREVWQRLRADARV, encoded by the coding sequence GTGGCGCTCGGTCTACCCTCGGTCCTCCCCAACCCCCAGCCGGCCATCGGGGAGCTGATCCGTGACGGCCAACCGACCTTCTCGTTCGAGTTCTTCCCACCGAAGACCGACGCCGGGGAGAAGCTGCTCTGGCAGGCGATCCGCGAGCTGGAGCCGCTGCGCCCCTCGTTCGTCTCGATCACGTACGGCGCCGGCGGCTCGACCCGGGACACCACGGTCGCGGTGACCGAACGGATCGCCACCGAAACCACGCTGCTGCCGATGGCGCACCTCACCGCCGTCAACCACTCCACCGCCGAGTTGCGCCACGTGATCGGCCGGCTGGCCTCGGTCGGTGTGCGCAACGTGCTCGCCGTGCGGGGCGACCCGCCGGGTGACCCGGGTGGCGAGTGGATCGCGCACCCCGAGGGCGTCCGGTACGCCGAGGACCTGGTCCGCCTGGTCCGCGACAGCGGTGACTTCAGCGTCGGCGTGGCCGCTTTCCCGTACAAGCACCCGCGCTCGCCGGACGTGGACAGCGACACCGCGCACTTCGTCCGTAAGTGCCGGGCCGGCGCCGAGTTCGCCATCACCCAGATGTTCTTCGACGCCGACGACTACCTGCGGCTGCGCGACCGGGTCGCCGCCACCGGCTGTGACACCCCGATCCTCGCCGGGGTGATGCCGGTGACCCAGATCGGCACCATCGCGCGGTCGGTGCAGCTCTCCGGCGCGCCGTTCCCACCGGCGCTGGCCGAGCGGTTCGAGCGGGTGGCCGACGACCCCGAGGCGGTCCACCGGCTCGGCGTCGAGCAGGCCGGCGAGATGTGCGGGAAGCTGCTGGACGAGGGCGTGCCGGGAATCCACTTCATCACGCTCAACCGGTCCACCGCGACCCGCGAGGTGTGGCAGCGGCTGCGGGCCGACGCGCGGGTGTGA
- a CDS encoding CDP-alcohol phosphatidyltransferase family protein, with amino-acid sequence MVGTQLNWDQYATAWARLHGGFDPRSAAPVVRAWLRFAYHVGFVLGRLRVGPTAVTVFGVLLCFCVPLLVGRAGDGPFLGALFVLLAAVADSVDGAVAVATGRTTRLGYVYDSVADRLGEVAWLIAFWLLGAPGALVAAAGGLSWLHEYVRARSVSAGMREIGAVTVGERPTRVSVALVGLLVAGLTGLVDADLTAGTVTMATTVWVLLAGFGLGQLLSAVRRALVDAG; translated from the coding sequence GTGGTGGGCACACAGCTGAACTGGGACCAGTACGCGACCGCGTGGGCGCGGCTGCACGGTGGGTTCGATCCCCGTAGCGCCGCGCCGGTGGTGCGCGCCTGGCTGCGCTTCGCCTATCACGTGGGCTTCGTGCTGGGCCGGCTGCGCGTCGGCCCGACCGCGGTGACCGTGTTCGGGGTGCTGCTCTGCTTCTGCGTACCCCTGCTGGTGGGCCGGGCCGGCGACGGGCCGTTCCTGGGCGCGCTGTTCGTGCTGCTGGCCGCCGTGGCGGACAGCGTCGACGGCGCGGTGGCGGTGGCCACCGGCCGCACCACCCGGCTGGGCTACGTCTACGACTCGGTCGCCGACCGGCTCGGCGAGGTGGCCTGGCTGATCGCGTTCTGGCTGCTCGGCGCGCCCGGCGCGCTGGTCGCCGCGGCCGGCGGACTGTCCTGGCTGCACGAGTACGTGCGGGCCCGGTCCGTCTCGGCCGGGATGCGGGAGATCGGCGCGGTCACCGTGGGGGAACGGCCCACCCGGGTCTCGGTGGCCCTGGTCGGGCTGCTGGTAGCCGGGCTCACCGGGCTGGTCGACGCCGACCTGACCGCCGGCACCGTCACCATGGCGACCACGGTGTGGGTGCTGCTCGCCGGCTTCGGGCTCGGGCAGTTGCTCTCCGCGGTCCGCCGTGCCCTCGTCGACGCCGGCTGA